A single Spirosoma agri DNA region contains:
- a CDS encoding phosphoribosyltransferase family protein: MIYSNLPDDPTFINTFGIYHPWRDGQNPNWDSFCDRIMDIKKQRPAGPAYFANELNQIFSNNDFTIVTVPSHNPANTTSGMKTLVKILCDGTNRVDGTECLIRHTFVPKAATGGARSIPIHLNSIRVENLNLITGREVLLLDDVTTTHSSLLACQQLLQQHNPKLVIAYALGQTAQNE; encoded by the coding sequence ATGATTTATTCTAATTTACCTGATGATCCCACCTTTATAAACACATTTGGCATCTATCATCCTTGGCGCGACGGCCAAAATCCAAATTGGGATAGTTTCTGTGATAGAATTATGGACATCAAGAAACAAAGGCCAGCAGGGCCCGCCTATTTCGCCAACGAATTAAATCAGATATTTTCAAATAATGATTTCACCATTGTGACTGTTCCTTCTCACAACCCAGCAAATACAACATCTGGCATGAAAACTTTGGTCAAGATATTGTGTGATGGCACTAATCGTGTAGACGGAACGGAATGTTTGATTAGACACACTTTTGTGCCAAAAGCTGCAACTGGAGGTGCAAGAAGTATACCGATCCATTTAAATTCAATTCGGGTCGAGAATCTGAACTTGATTACTGGCAGAGAGGTTTTATTGCTAGATGACGTTACGACAACACATTCATCGCTGCTCGCCTGCCAGCAGCTTCTACAGCAGCATAACCCAAAGCTGGTTATTGCATACGCACTCGGACAAACAGCTCAAAACGAATAA